In Rhinopithecus roxellana isolate Shanxi Qingling chromosome 4, ASM756505v1, whole genome shotgun sequence, a single genomic region encodes these proteins:
- the ZNF76 gene encoding zinc finger protein 76 isoform X1, which produces MESLGLQTVTLSDGTTAYVQQAVKGEKLLEGQVIQLEDGTTAYIHQVTVQKESLSFEDGQPVQLEDGSMAYIHRTPRGETAPEGGTARVDHKVKDHEKLDAETLLEGYDPSTLEAVQLEDGSTAYIHHPVAVPSESTILAVQTEVGLEDLAAEDDEGFNADTVVALEQYASKVLHDSQIPHSGKGQQVGDRAFRCGYKGCGRLYTTAHHLKVHERAHTGDRPYRCDFPSCGKAFATGYGLKSHVRTHTGEKPYKCPEELCSKAFKTSGDLQKHVRTHTGERPFRCPFEGCGRSFTTSNIRKVHVRTHTGERPYTCPEPHCGRGFTSATNYKNHVRIHTGEKPYVCTVPGCGKRFTEYSSLYKHHVVHTHCKPYTCSTCGKTYRQTSTLAMHKRSAHGELEATEESEQALYEQQQLEAASAAEESPPPKRPRIAYLSEVKEESDDIPAQVAMVTEEDGAPQVALITQDGAQQVSLSPEDLQALGSAISMVTQHSSTTLTIPSHDADLATSGTHTVTMVSADGTQTQPVTIITSGAVVAEDSSVASLRHQQVALLATANGTHIAVQLEEQQTLEEAISVATAAMQQGAVTLETTVSESGC; this is translated from the exons ATGGAGAGCTTGGGGCTGCAGACGGTGACCCTTAGTGATGGGACAACAGCCTACGTCCAGCAAGCTGTCAAAG GAGAAAAGCTTCTTGAAGGGCAGGTGATCCAGCTTGAGGATGGGACCACTGCATACATTCACCAGGTGACGGTACAGAAAG AATCTCTCTCCTTTGAGGATGGTCAACCTGTGCAGCTGGAAGATGGCAGCATGGCTTACATACACCGCACACCCAGAG GTGAGACAGCCCCAGAAGGAGGAACAGCAAGAGTGGATCACAAAGTGAAGGACCATGAGAAATTGGATGCTGAAACCCTCCTTG AAGGCTATGACCCCAGCACCCTGGAAGCTGTCCAGCTGGAAGATGGCTCCACTGCCTACATTCATCACCCTGTGGCTGTGCCATCGGAGAGCACCATCCTGGCCGTACAGACAGAGGTGGGCTTGGAGGACCTGGCAGCAGAGGATGATGAGGGCTTCAATGCAGACACAGTGGTGGCCCTAGAGCAGTATGCCAGCAAG GTTCTTCATGACAGCCAGATTCCACATAGTGGAAAAGGGCAGCAAGTTGGAGACAGAGCATTCCGCTGTGGCTACAAGGGCTGTGGGCGTCTCTACACCACCGCTCATCACTTAAAG GTGCATGAACGAGCTCATACAGGTGACCGTCCATACAGATGTGACTTCCCCAGCTGTGGAAAGGCCTTTGCCACAG GCTATGGACTGAAGAGCCACGTTCGTACCCACACTGGTGAGAAACCATACAAGTGCCCAGAGGAGCTGTGCAGCAAGGCCTTCAAGACCTCAGGAGACCTGCAGAAGCATGTCCGTACCCACACTG GTGAACGCCCGTTCCGGTGTCCTTTTGAGGGCTGTGGCCGCTCCTTCACCACGTCCAACATCCGCAAGGTACATGTGCGCACCCACACAGGCGAGAGGCCCTACACCTGCCCGGAGCCCCACTGTGGCCGCGGCTTCACCAGCGCCACCAACTATAAGAATCATGTGCGCATCCACACAG GGGAGAAGCCATACGTTTGCACGGTGCCAGGCTGCGGGAAACGCTTCACCGAGTACTCGAGCTTGTATAAGCACCATGTGGTGCACACACACTGCAAGCCCTACACCTGCAGCACCTGCGGCAAGACCTACCGGCAGACCTCCACCTTGGCCATGCACAAGCGCAGCGCCCACGGTGAGCTGGAGGCCACGGAGGAGAGCGAGCAGGCCCTCTATGAGCAGCAGCAGCTTGAGG CCGCCTCTGCAGCCGAGGAGAGCCCGCCACCCAAACGACCCCGGATAGCTTACCTTTCAGAGGTGAAGGAAGAGAGTGATGACATCCCAGCCCAAGTGGCCATGGTGACCGAAGAAGATGGGGCCCCCCAGGTGGCTCTGATCACTCAGGATGGTGCCCAGCAG GTCAGCCTGTCCCCGGAAGACCTCCAGGCCCTGGGGAGTGCCATCAGTATGGTCACCCAGCACAGCAGCACCACTCTCACCATCCCCAGTCATGATGCCGACCTGGCCACATCTGGCACACATACAGTCACCATGGTCAGCGCCGATGGCACCCAGACGCAGCCT GTCACAATCATTACCTCTGGGGCTGTGGTGGCTGAGGACTCAAGTGTAGCATCTCTTCGTCATCAGCAGGTGGCACTGTTGGCCACAGCCAACGGAACACACATTGCAGTGCAA CTGGAGGAACAGCAAACCTTAGAGGAGGCCATCAGTGTGGCCACCGCGGCCATGCAGCAAGGGGCCGTGACCCTGGAGACAACAGTGTCGGAGAGTGGCTGCTGA
- the ZNF76 gene encoding zinc finger protein 76 isoform X4, with protein MESLGLQTVTLSDGTTAYVQQAVKGEKLLEGQVIQLEDGTTAYIHQVTVQKESLSFEDGQPVQLEDGSMAYIHRTPREGYDPSTLEAVQLEDGSTAYIHHPVAVPSESTILAVQTEVGLEDLAAEDDEGFNADTVVALEQYASKVLHDSQIPHSGKGQQVGDRAFRCGYKGCGRLYTTAHHLKVHERAHTGDRPYRCDFPSCGKAFATGYGLKSHVRTHTGEKPYKCPEELCSKAFKTSGDLQKHVRTHTGERPFRCPFEGCGRSFTTSNIRKVHVRTHTGERPYTCPEPHCGRGFTSATNYKNHVRIHTGEKPYVCTVPGCGKRFTEYSSLYKHHVVHTHCKPYTCSTCGKTYRQTSTLAMHKRSAHGELEATEESEQALYEQQQLEAASAAEESPPPKRPRIAYLSEVKEESDDIPAQVAMVTEEDGAPQVALITQDGAQQVTIITSGAVVAEDSSVASLRHQQVALLATANGTHIAVQLEEQQTLEEAISVATAAMQQGAVTLETTVSESGC; from the exons ATGGAGAGCTTGGGGCTGCAGACGGTGACCCTTAGTGATGGGACAACAGCCTACGTCCAGCAAGCTGTCAAAG GAGAAAAGCTTCTTGAAGGGCAGGTGATCCAGCTTGAGGATGGGACCACTGCATACATTCACCAGGTGACGGTACAGAAAG AATCTCTCTCCTTTGAGGATGGTCAACCTGTGCAGCTGGAAGATGGCAGCATGGCTTACATACACCGCACACCCAGAG AAGGCTATGACCCCAGCACCCTGGAAGCTGTCCAGCTGGAAGATGGCTCCACTGCCTACATTCATCACCCTGTGGCTGTGCCATCGGAGAGCACCATCCTGGCCGTACAGACAGAGGTGGGCTTGGAGGACCTGGCAGCAGAGGATGATGAGGGCTTCAATGCAGACACAGTGGTGGCCCTAGAGCAGTATGCCAGCAAG GTTCTTCATGACAGCCAGATTCCACATAGTGGAAAAGGGCAGCAAGTTGGAGACAGAGCATTCCGCTGTGGCTACAAGGGCTGTGGGCGTCTCTACACCACCGCTCATCACTTAAAG GTGCATGAACGAGCTCATACAGGTGACCGTCCATACAGATGTGACTTCCCCAGCTGTGGAAAGGCCTTTGCCACAG GCTATGGACTGAAGAGCCACGTTCGTACCCACACTGGTGAGAAACCATACAAGTGCCCAGAGGAGCTGTGCAGCAAGGCCTTCAAGACCTCAGGAGACCTGCAGAAGCATGTCCGTACCCACACTG GTGAACGCCCGTTCCGGTGTCCTTTTGAGGGCTGTGGCCGCTCCTTCACCACGTCCAACATCCGCAAGGTACATGTGCGCACCCACACAGGCGAGAGGCCCTACACCTGCCCGGAGCCCCACTGTGGCCGCGGCTTCACCAGCGCCACCAACTATAAGAATCATGTGCGCATCCACACAG GGGAGAAGCCATACGTTTGCACGGTGCCAGGCTGCGGGAAACGCTTCACCGAGTACTCGAGCTTGTATAAGCACCATGTGGTGCACACACACTGCAAGCCCTACACCTGCAGCACCTGCGGCAAGACCTACCGGCAGACCTCCACCTTGGCCATGCACAAGCGCAGCGCCCACGGTGAGCTGGAGGCCACGGAGGAGAGCGAGCAGGCCCTCTATGAGCAGCAGCAGCTTGAGG CCGCCTCTGCAGCCGAGGAGAGCCCGCCACCCAAACGACCCCGGATAGCTTACCTTTCAGAGGTGAAGGAAGAGAGTGATGACATCCCAGCCCAAGTGGCCATGGTGACCGAAGAAGATGGGGCCCCCCAGGTGGCTCTGATCACTCAGGATGGTGCCCAGCAG GTCACAATCATTACCTCTGGGGCTGTGGTGGCTGAGGACTCAAGTGTAGCATCTCTTCGTCATCAGCAGGTGGCACTGTTGGCCACAGCCAACGGAACACACATTGCAGTGCAA CTGGAGGAACAGCAAACCTTAGAGGAGGCCATCAGTGTGGCCACCGCGGCCATGCAGCAAGGGGCCGTGACCCTGGAGACAACAGTGTCGGAGAGTGGCTGCTGA
- the ZNF76 gene encoding zinc finger protein 76 isoform X2 — protein sequence MESLGLQTVTLSDGTTAYVQQAVKGEKLLEGQVIQLEDGTTAYIHQVTVQKESLSFEDGQPVQLEDGSMAYIHRTPREGYDPSTLEAVQLEDGSTAYIHHPVAVPSESTILAVQTEVGLEDLAAEDDEGFNADTVVALEQYASKVLHDSQIPHSGKGQQVGDRAFRCGYKGCGRLYTTAHHLKVHERAHTGDRPYRCDFPSCGKAFATGYGLKSHVRTHTGEKPYKCPEELCSKAFKTSGDLQKHVRTHTGERPFRCPFEGCGRSFTTSNIRKVHVRTHTGERPYTCPEPHCGRGFTSATNYKNHVRIHTGEKPYVCTVPGCGKRFTEYSSLYKHHVVHTHCKPYTCSTCGKTYRQTSTLAMHKRSAHGELEATEESEQALYEQQQLEAASAAEESPPPKRPRIAYLSEVKEESDDIPAQVAMVTEEDGAPQVALITQDGAQQVSLSPEDLQALGSAISMVTQHSSTTLTIPSHDADLATSGTHTVTMVSADGTQTQPVTIITSGAVVAEDSSVASLRHQQVALLATANGTHIAVQLEEQQTLEEAISVATAAMQQGAVTLETTVSESGC from the exons ATGGAGAGCTTGGGGCTGCAGACGGTGACCCTTAGTGATGGGACAACAGCCTACGTCCAGCAAGCTGTCAAAG GAGAAAAGCTTCTTGAAGGGCAGGTGATCCAGCTTGAGGATGGGACCACTGCATACATTCACCAGGTGACGGTACAGAAAG AATCTCTCTCCTTTGAGGATGGTCAACCTGTGCAGCTGGAAGATGGCAGCATGGCTTACATACACCGCACACCCAGAG AAGGCTATGACCCCAGCACCCTGGAAGCTGTCCAGCTGGAAGATGGCTCCACTGCCTACATTCATCACCCTGTGGCTGTGCCATCGGAGAGCACCATCCTGGCCGTACAGACAGAGGTGGGCTTGGAGGACCTGGCAGCAGAGGATGATGAGGGCTTCAATGCAGACACAGTGGTGGCCCTAGAGCAGTATGCCAGCAAG GTTCTTCATGACAGCCAGATTCCACATAGTGGAAAAGGGCAGCAAGTTGGAGACAGAGCATTCCGCTGTGGCTACAAGGGCTGTGGGCGTCTCTACACCACCGCTCATCACTTAAAG GTGCATGAACGAGCTCATACAGGTGACCGTCCATACAGATGTGACTTCCCCAGCTGTGGAAAGGCCTTTGCCACAG GCTATGGACTGAAGAGCCACGTTCGTACCCACACTGGTGAGAAACCATACAAGTGCCCAGAGGAGCTGTGCAGCAAGGCCTTCAAGACCTCAGGAGACCTGCAGAAGCATGTCCGTACCCACACTG GTGAACGCCCGTTCCGGTGTCCTTTTGAGGGCTGTGGCCGCTCCTTCACCACGTCCAACATCCGCAAGGTACATGTGCGCACCCACACAGGCGAGAGGCCCTACACCTGCCCGGAGCCCCACTGTGGCCGCGGCTTCACCAGCGCCACCAACTATAAGAATCATGTGCGCATCCACACAG GGGAGAAGCCATACGTTTGCACGGTGCCAGGCTGCGGGAAACGCTTCACCGAGTACTCGAGCTTGTATAAGCACCATGTGGTGCACACACACTGCAAGCCCTACACCTGCAGCACCTGCGGCAAGACCTACCGGCAGACCTCCACCTTGGCCATGCACAAGCGCAGCGCCCACGGTGAGCTGGAGGCCACGGAGGAGAGCGAGCAGGCCCTCTATGAGCAGCAGCAGCTTGAGG CCGCCTCTGCAGCCGAGGAGAGCCCGCCACCCAAACGACCCCGGATAGCTTACCTTTCAGAGGTGAAGGAAGAGAGTGATGACATCCCAGCCCAAGTGGCCATGGTGACCGAAGAAGATGGGGCCCCCCAGGTGGCTCTGATCACTCAGGATGGTGCCCAGCAG GTCAGCCTGTCCCCGGAAGACCTCCAGGCCCTGGGGAGTGCCATCAGTATGGTCACCCAGCACAGCAGCACCACTCTCACCATCCCCAGTCATGATGCCGACCTGGCCACATCTGGCACACATACAGTCACCATGGTCAGCGCCGATGGCACCCAGACGCAGCCT GTCACAATCATTACCTCTGGGGCTGTGGTGGCTGAGGACTCAAGTGTAGCATCTCTTCGTCATCAGCAGGTGGCACTGTTGGCCACAGCCAACGGAACACACATTGCAGTGCAA CTGGAGGAACAGCAAACCTTAGAGGAGGCCATCAGTGTGGCCACCGCGGCCATGCAGCAAGGGGCCGTGACCCTGGAGACAACAGTGTCGGAGAGTGGCTGCTGA
- the ZNF76 gene encoding zinc finger protein 76 isoform X3 has protein sequence MESLGLQTVTLSDGTTAYVQQAVKGEKLLEGQVIQLEDGTTAYIHQVTVQKESLSFEDGQPVQLEDGSMAYIHRTPRGETAPEGGTARVDHKVKDHEKLDAETLLEGYDPSTLEAVQLEDGSTAYIHHPVAVPSESTILAVQTEVGLEDLAAEDDEGFNADTVVALEQYASKVLHDSQIPHSGKGQQVGDRAFRCGYKGCGRLYTTAHHLKVHERAHTGDRPYRCDFPSCGKAFATGYGLKSHVRTHTGEKPYKCPEELCSKAFKTSGDLQKHVRTHTGERPFRCPFEGCGRSFTTSNIRKVHVRTHTGERPYTCPEPHCGRGFTSATNYKNHVRIHTGEKPYVCTVPGCGKRFTEYSSLYKHHVVHTHCKPYTCSTCGKTYRQTSTLAMHKRSAHGELEATEESEQALYEQQQLEAASAAEESPPPKRPRIAYLSEVKEESDDIPAQVAMVTEEDGAPQVALITQDGAQQVTIITSGAVVAEDSSVASLRHQQVALLATANGTHIAVQLEEQQTLEEAISVATAAMQQGAVTLETTVSESGC, from the exons ATGGAGAGCTTGGGGCTGCAGACGGTGACCCTTAGTGATGGGACAACAGCCTACGTCCAGCAAGCTGTCAAAG GAGAAAAGCTTCTTGAAGGGCAGGTGATCCAGCTTGAGGATGGGACCACTGCATACATTCACCAGGTGACGGTACAGAAAG AATCTCTCTCCTTTGAGGATGGTCAACCTGTGCAGCTGGAAGATGGCAGCATGGCTTACATACACCGCACACCCAGAG GTGAGACAGCCCCAGAAGGAGGAACAGCAAGAGTGGATCACAAAGTGAAGGACCATGAGAAATTGGATGCTGAAACCCTCCTTG AAGGCTATGACCCCAGCACCCTGGAAGCTGTCCAGCTGGAAGATGGCTCCACTGCCTACATTCATCACCCTGTGGCTGTGCCATCGGAGAGCACCATCCTGGCCGTACAGACAGAGGTGGGCTTGGAGGACCTGGCAGCAGAGGATGATGAGGGCTTCAATGCAGACACAGTGGTGGCCCTAGAGCAGTATGCCAGCAAG GTTCTTCATGACAGCCAGATTCCACATAGTGGAAAAGGGCAGCAAGTTGGAGACAGAGCATTCCGCTGTGGCTACAAGGGCTGTGGGCGTCTCTACACCACCGCTCATCACTTAAAG GTGCATGAACGAGCTCATACAGGTGACCGTCCATACAGATGTGACTTCCCCAGCTGTGGAAAGGCCTTTGCCACAG GCTATGGACTGAAGAGCCACGTTCGTACCCACACTGGTGAGAAACCATACAAGTGCCCAGAGGAGCTGTGCAGCAAGGCCTTCAAGACCTCAGGAGACCTGCAGAAGCATGTCCGTACCCACACTG GTGAACGCCCGTTCCGGTGTCCTTTTGAGGGCTGTGGCCGCTCCTTCACCACGTCCAACATCCGCAAGGTACATGTGCGCACCCACACAGGCGAGAGGCCCTACACCTGCCCGGAGCCCCACTGTGGCCGCGGCTTCACCAGCGCCACCAACTATAAGAATCATGTGCGCATCCACACAG GGGAGAAGCCATACGTTTGCACGGTGCCAGGCTGCGGGAAACGCTTCACCGAGTACTCGAGCTTGTATAAGCACCATGTGGTGCACACACACTGCAAGCCCTACACCTGCAGCACCTGCGGCAAGACCTACCGGCAGACCTCCACCTTGGCCATGCACAAGCGCAGCGCCCACGGTGAGCTGGAGGCCACGGAGGAGAGCGAGCAGGCCCTCTATGAGCAGCAGCAGCTTGAGG CCGCCTCTGCAGCCGAGGAGAGCCCGCCACCCAAACGACCCCGGATAGCTTACCTTTCAGAGGTGAAGGAAGAGAGTGATGACATCCCAGCCCAAGTGGCCATGGTGACCGAAGAAGATGGGGCCCCCCAGGTGGCTCTGATCACTCAGGATGGTGCCCAGCAG GTCACAATCATTACCTCTGGGGCTGTGGTGGCTGAGGACTCAAGTGTAGCATCTCTTCGTCATCAGCAGGTGGCACTGTTGGCCACAGCCAACGGAACACACATTGCAGTGCAA CTGGAGGAACAGCAAACCTTAGAGGAGGCCATCAGTGTGGCCACCGCGGCCATGCAGCAAGGGGCCGTGACCCTGGAGACAACAGTGTCGGAGAGTGGCTGCTGA